Part of the Mauremys mutica isolate MM-2020 ecotype Southern chromosome 1, ASM2049712v1, whole genome shotgun sequence genome is shown below.
TGGAAGGCacagggactaaccctcaaaccttgtacccggcaagggatggggatctagtaaagagggttcaggcagcggagcaggtgtgggggtgcttgggggctcAACACTGGCAGAGAAGCGGGGTATGATGTACCcgtggaggagggaggaggaggagaggggggatcaggagggttGCGGGAGAAGAGGTGCGGGTGAAGGGGGAGGtgcaggaggagagggctgggggagggtacaaggggagaggtgcgggagaagggggaggtgcaggaggagagggctgggggagggtaggaggggggaggtgcaggggaagggagggtacaaggggaagggggaggtgagggaggacagggctgggggagggtacgaggggagaggtgcgggggaagggagggtacaaggggaagggggaggtgagggaagacagggctgggggagggtacgaggggagaggtgcgggggaagggggaggtgcaggaggacagggctgggggagggtacgAGGGGAGAGGTGCCGGGGAAGGGAGTGTACATGGGGGCAGGTgcaaggggaagggggtggtgcgggaggagagggcggggggagagtacgaggggagaggtgcgggggaagggggaggtgagggaggacagggctgggggagggtacgaggggagaggtgcaggggaagggagggtacaaggggaagggggaggtgagggaggacagggctgggggagggtacgaggggggaggtgcgggggaagggggaggtgcaggaggacagggctggggagggtacgaggggggaggtgcaggggaagggggaggtgcaggaggacagggctgggggagagtacgaggggagaggtgcgggggaagggagggtacaaggggggaggtgcgggggaagggggaggtgcgggaggacagggctgggggagggtacgaggggagaggtgcgggggaagggagggtacaaggggaagggggaggtgagggaggacagggctggggagggtacgaggggggaggtgcaggggaaggggaggtgcaggaggacagggctggggagggtacgaggggggaggtgcgggggaagggggaggtgcgggaggagagggcggggggagggtacgaggggggaggtgcgggggaagggagggtgcaaggggaaggggtgcggcgaaggagcgatggggggaggtacaaggggaggggctgggagtgggatgggggtgcaagggctgagaggggcaggcgctgagagctgcttccccagccccgcgcaggcagagccgagaggacGGACACTGACCCCCAGGTGCCTGAGCCGCGGGGGTCCCCCAGCAGGGCAGTGTGCCCTGCTGCCCCTCTCGGAGCCGGGCTCTGACTCTCCCCACCCTGGCGCTGTGGGGGCCCGGGGCAGGCAGCGCAGGACGGAGGCGGGGGAGGTGCACGGCGGGCTGGgtctgggagcaggagggggtggcTCCCTGGCAGCTCaagctgcccagccactcgcccCATCAGCACGCGAGCCGAGATCCgcgtcccctgcccagcccggcggcgccctgcccagcccacccgGGCAGGGAAACGCCGcgccgccctggggagactcggagcagagcagtggtggcagcaggacccctcctccctccctgcatcccgggccccacttccctccctccccggcccgactgcagttcaggctgccctgccacTGGAGGGCATCGTCccccggagctgagcccctctcgccACCGCAGCCCGGGCCCAGCTCCGGGGGATGATGCTCGGGGTCCccagcggcagggcagcctgaactgcgGTCCAGCCTGTGCAACTCAGGCTGTCGTGACACCATCAAGCGACTGAGGCCAGAACTGCAGAGTCAGTTCCAGCTCAGCCTGGAAGCCTCAGCTGACAGGGAACATCCtgattcagggccggctcctggctttttgcatcccaagcaaaaaaaaaaaaaggggggggggtcaggggggctggcgtgccgccccttggaaagtgccgtcccaagcacatgcttggagcactggtgcctagagTTGGCGCTGCTCCTCGGTATAATCAATGCTCTTCCTTCTCCAAAGCCTGCCTGCTCTTGGTGATGCCTTTGCATGACTAGTCCTGCCTAACAGACTCttctccctgcctcttccaggCGCTGGTGGATGAGGAACAGACTCAGATGCTAAGGCATCATTTCACGCCCCGGTCTGTGGAGACTTTTAACTACGCCTCTTACCACACTCTGGATGAGGTAAGTGCTGGTGCTCACCCATTGACACGTGACCCACCAGGGTCTGAGAGGCGCATTTTGCGGAAGGAGAATATGAGACAGGCTTTCCCCATTGAATAGGCCACATGAACCCTCTCCATGGGTGGGCACACACTTTGCAGTGTGGGAAAGATGCATTTTGGAATTGCTCTCTCTGCCGTGTTGAGGTGCTGGGACCCTTCGGAGGCTGATTTTAAAGGCACGGCACCCAAACTTCCATTTTCACCACATTCACATGGGTAGGAACActtccagctgcagttacatgcaggctctctaaccaccagcctcccagcccaggaccccagagcagtaccgtcctgccctggtcaaagcTGGCCAGCATATGGGTTTAACACCCGGtccgcctctccctcaatgtgaagaggaccatgcacactTGTTATAACCAAGCAGAGACTTTccccaagcactccagtcaaagctcactggtttagattaaaacaaaaacaagtttattaactacaaaagatagattttaagtgattataagtggtagaaaactgatcaaagcagattatctagcaaataaaaaatgcaaactaagcttaatatactagataGACTGGATATGAATCAGTAGATTCTCACCATAAGAGATGATACAAACAGGCTGCAGATccttaaggggcaagctgcatttgcttgacagcttggaatccccaggccTTTCATGCACAGTCTAGAAATCCCATTAGCCTGGGTCccacacttcccccagttcagtctttgttcctcaggtgtttccaggagtcttcttgggtggggagtgaagaacaacggatgatgtcacttcctgccttatatagctttggcatatggcgggaaccctttgttccaaagctggttcccagaccagtcggtggaaaaatactgacatcccaagatggagtccagcatcatgtggtctggtcacatgtccctgtagagTCATAGccgccattacttacaggctgtctgtagcgttctcaggaaggctcatcaGGTAGGAGATAAGCGTCTCCTAAGGCCTGTTGTTTTCCCTAATAGCTCATTGCCCTGAATGGGCCGTTCCCAACCAGCTATCTAGACTGACAGCATCTTATCTAGTGggcattacccaggtgtaactccatttgaaatacagatacatagttgatattcataacttcagatacaaaaatgatacatgcatacaaataggataaccataatcagcaaatcataacttttccaatgacatcttacatgacccatcttgcataaattGCATCATAATTATTCCATAATcctatcataataatatcactatgaagaatatagggtgcagtgtcacaccggcctctatttttttctcccacaattcattacattttctatgcaaaaacaaaaaaggaaagagaacCACTGGCCCATATCATCTGAGACTTTCTGGTGAGTAGGGCAGTCGGATACACAACAGCAGCTGGGCACCACGAGGAAGAGCAAATGAAAGTCCCCATTCAAAGATTTCAGCAAGCAGTTTAGTGAGAAAGGTCTCTCCTCCTGGGCAGCTATATACAAATGGCAAAGTTCGtgtttaaagtttggcaaagggAAGATAAGGATTGGATAGCCCCTTCCCAAGCCCTACATCATGGATCAGAAAGCACTGGAATCAAACTAGAAAATAGTCCCTCCCAGGAGTTATCTGAAGCAAAAGGAGTGTGGGGCCAACATAGGTGTATGCCAATCTGCCGTTTAGACCTAACTCCAGTGTCCTCTTTATCCACCAGATCTACGACTTCATGGACTTATTGGTCGCTGAAAATCCAGACCTGGTCAGCAAAATTCAGATCGGGAACAGTTACGAAGGCCGCCCTCTCTACGTCCTGAAGGTAAAGTCACAGGGGGTAGACACGGAGCCTGATTCGGATCTCACACCAACGTCTCGTCGCTGTACCTCCACTAATCTCAGTGGAGTAACTCCTGATGTATAGCAGGGGAGAAGAGAATCAGCCCACATactctgtgtaaacacacaagcTCAGCCCCTACTTTCTGttgcatcagtgtaaatcagcagCAACTTCACggcagtcagtggagttaccctggTGAAAACATGGTGTGAGCAGTAGGATAATCTAGTTTCCTTGTTAATGAAGTTCTGCCATTGTTAGTTAGCAAAGAGGCATTTACTTCCTAAATACCACCACAGAGATTCTGCAAAGCATATGTACCCcattcctgctctgccccctgccagctAGTCTTTCCTGGGGAATATTTTAATTGCTTTCAACACCCTTTCTGAGTTCTGGTGGACGGTGTTTGCCCCATGATGGACTCTTCTAGTGTCTTCTGTGGGGCCAAGTCAAGGCTTGGCTGGTGGCCTTCCAGGAGAACCCAGGGAATGGGATTTGTGACTCAGTAGGTGATTCCCTAGAGATGAGATTTTTCCTGCAAAAAAATGTAGACAAAAATGGCATTTTACTGTGGAACTGTTTGAGTTTGGGTCAAAAAACCTAAAAATCTAGGACAAAACTGGACTTTTTTGTGAAAATTTCCTTTTTGTTAGAAAACCCATTTTCCGTTCAAAAGCTTTTGATGGACACTTTTCTGCCAGGTGTGTGACTCGGTTCTTCCCACTGAATCAGTGCTAAGCCAATGCCCTGGCATGACATAGAGGGAGTTGTGCCGCTGGAGATGTTGTCTTCTGTATGAGGTGTAAAGCTGTGGTCCTGCCCCCGTATGGTCATTAAAGATTCCCACAACACGTTTTGCAAGGGTACAGTCAGAAACCCTGGTGCTGGGGCTAAATTCCAATCTGGGTAATTAGTACATTCTGCTGACTTAAATTCCCCCAAAATTGTTTTCCTCCTTTCATAAACTACAGTCTAGTGCTGTTGctatgttccaccccagaagcagctgtaTTTCAGGGAGGAGTGAAGAAATATACAATACAGTGTATCTATCAAGTGCCATAAGATCTGGTCATTATGGACGATGGCTCCTCTGGGAATAGATGAGCTCCCTGTTCCTAAGCATGATGTCATttaaaaagggggagggagagctctgaAGCTCAGAGACATCTGGCATGGCATAGACTCCCTGAGGGTCTCCTGAGCAGCATTCAGATCTGTGGTACTAAAGGATGGGACCCCCTTCATCTTTGCTTTTCCATGCAGTTCAGCACCGGAGGAACCAAGCGCCCAGCTATTTGGATCGACACCGGCATCCACTCCCGGGAATGGGTCACTCAGGCCAGCGGAGTCTGGTTTGCAAAGAAGGTACCGTCGGCGGTTTCAGCTGAGAATGGCACATTCCAGGATGAGGGGTGAAGAGAAACATGGGACCCCACTAGCTGAGAttacggtgaccagacagcaaatgtgaaaaatcaggacggggatggggggtaataggagcctatataagaaaaagacccaaaaaatcgggactgtccctataaaatcgggacatctggtcaccctagctgggatgTGCTTGTCCTGGAGGCAGCATCAAACTCACCTGACAGAGTCATGACAGCTAAGAGCTGGTGAAGTCGGTGGTGCTACTTCCGTGAGAGGGTTGGGCCCTAGCGGAGGCAGGAATTGTGCATGGAGGCCAGAAGAGGATGGAATAAGCTCCCTGCTCCCTTGAAACAAGCCCCCAGAATTGCAGGGTTTCATGCCCTGCAGCAGGCCAGGGATAAtgggccaggttctcagctggCGTAAAGTGACAGCTAATTTACGCAGGCGGTGGCTCTGGCCCTATGAGTGCAATGAAGCCCAGTGCTAGAATGACGAATGTGCCTGGGCCTCAGGGCGTCTCTTCCTCACCTGTGCCTCCCTGTTCAGATTGTGGATAGTTACGGCAAAGACCCTTCTCTCACCTCCATCCTGGACAACCTGGACATCTTCCTGGAAATCGTCACCAACCCCGATGGCTTTGCTTTCACCCACACCAAGGTATTTCTCCTTGGCCTCCTTAGCCGGCCTTTATAACAGCGATCAGATCTCTGGCTCAGGACTTCCAGGCAACAAGCTCGTGAGCGGAGGGGCAGGGAGgcggggggctggatggggagtGGCAAGAGGGGTCCCTGCAGCTTGGTGAGCCGTGCATTGGGTCCTGATACGCTGCTGTTTCAGTGCTATGTAATGGGAGCCGTTTCTCCCCACCTGGCACATTGGGCAATGCCCACACAACGGTGAAAGGCCATGGAGACTCACTGGAGGCCTCAGCGCTTGCTTCAGTCCTAACAGGGAAGAACTTGCTATGTGGGTTAAAGACGCAATCGGACCTTGCTGGGTCAGGaaattgacctgtagttgccatGAGCCTCTGGATTTAGCTATAACAAGGCAAGTACACCCAAGAGAAGTTAAGGCAGACCTGATCTATCCAGACTGTAGGCACCTGAGTCTCCATATCCTTATTGTTTGATATCTGTATTACAGTAGAGACACCAACCAAGATCAGGATACCAACGTGGTagctgctgtacagacacatagtgaGAGGTGGAGCCTGCACCGAAGAGTTGGCcaagacaggcaaagggtgggaatggagagagagggagaattaTTTGCCCAAGGCGAACCAGCAAATCAATAGCAGAGCCTAGAACAGaatccaagattcctgagtcccTGTCTAACACCCTATCGACTGCTCTCCTCACACGTTTATATTGgtgtaactgcattgacttcagtggattcaCTCCAGCATAATCAGTAGAGACTCGGGCCGCTATGTGCCTAGAGAACAGACTTTCTCCCCACCAGTGCGGCGTGACCCATCGGCCCTAGGAGACGCTAGTCTCATTCAGCCCTGTGGAAAGGGCTGTTAGCGATGCGGCCCTGGCTGGCACCCTGCTAAATGATTCTCCCCTCTGTCCCAGAACCGCATGTGGCGTAAGACCAAGTCCATCAACTCTGGGTCGGCCTGCATCGGCGTGGATCCCAACAGGAACTGGGATGCGGGTTTCGGCGGTACGGTTTCCCTTTAACTCCCCTGGGGGGAATTTACATGGACTCCCCTGGGCCCAGGGAAGGAGTGAGCAAAGGGCCAGGCCGTGCTATCCACAGCTGGTTAATGGGAAGAGCTGGGCTTTATCCCTACAGCGAAGGGGCATCTTCTATTGCTCTGGAGTGACTCCAGCACTGTACCCACTCTCCTCCGCTGCAAGGAGAGGCAGGGGGAGATTGGGTCGTAAGGAACAAGTGCAGGGGGAGGGCGATAAACAGAAAAGTGGGGGTCATTTGGGGCATTGCTGAAGAATTTTGTTCCCAGGGGAGAGCCTGGAAGAACCTGAAGGGAACTGAGCATGTGGCCTAATCCGTGTCTCCCTCTGCCTGGGATATTCTCGCCTGGAGTGCTTTACCCCACCTctaagggggagaggggagttcaGACTacggctgccaactttctaatcgcacaaaatcGAACACCAGTCTGAGccgcttttatttatttattttttttgcttggggcggcaaaaatggaaGAGCCGGCCCTGCGACCAGGCACTCCGGTCAAAAacaggacacctggcaaccctagttcagactccatggcccattcagtccttggtctcTGGTTtgccagtgggggtggggaggaaccaGTTACATTGCTGATGTGAAAACTTGGCTGCTAGAGACTGGGAGGAAACCCCCAAATTCATTCCACctaggccaccaaacagccaaTAGCCCCAAAGAGCTTTGGGTTTGTGCTGGCTGGCGATGgaaacctccccctgccccccagccccgtccaTTACTGACCCTTTGAGTCGCTATGTTTCTGAAGCAAAGATACCCTCTTCCCTTTGCAGGGAAAGGGTCCAGCAGCAACCCCTGTGCCGAGACTTACCGTGGCCCCTACGCCAACTCGGAGCCTGAGGTGAAAGCCATCGTGGACTTTGTGAAGAGCCATGGGAACATCAAAGCCTTCATCTCTATCCATAGCTACACCCAGCTCCTCTTGTATCCCTACGGCTACACCACAACCAAGGCCGCCGATTACCAGGAACTGGTAGGGTCTTCCTCACACCCTCAGGGTGAGGTGGCTGCCGGGGGTATCCTCTTTCAAAGTGGGTCCAGAACGATACGAAGACTGTGGGGGGTCACTCAGCCGCAGGGCCGGCctgaacccctccaccccagctgtgGATTTTCTCCCCACGCGGGTTTCTCCTCCGTAATCACATCCCCTTTCCTGCCCACACACATTTTTGGTTCAAAGGCCTCTCTGCTCTCCCTCCGTGGCTGCGTTGCAACCAGAACAAACGGGTTTGGGGGCTCAGAGGAACCATTTGCAAATGACACTGCAGAATTTAGGGCACTTGGCTGGAGCCTGCAACGACCCAGCGAGGCTGGTGAGAGGGGGGCATTCAAAGGGGTGAGTTGAAGGAAGAGCCTAGGAAACGATGGAGGACGGGCAACAAATCCCATTTTACCATAAGGCAGAAGTCAGCTGTAATGCACTGGGGCTCCGCATGTGCCATCAAtagtgccctctagtggctgaatTACAGGAAGGGTAAGAACTCGGCTACTGTTGCAAGCAAACTGAGATCCTCCTTTAGCTCAGGTAGCAGGtgcctctgctctgctttggagcCAGAGGTCGTGGGCCCCACTGAAGTTGCGCATATATGGTTTAGTTGACCTGTCTCTCTCAGGTGGGGCACTAGGTGACGTTGTCTGTCTGGTACAAGCACTGAGACGTCAGTCAAACCTGAACTCGGTGTTCAAACGGCGCCATAATCTGCCTTCTCTATTGGGCAGAAGGAGGAGTGCCCAGTACCCACAGGAGGGAGGAAAACATAGGGAGAGTCCCTGGAGGAAAGAAGGGGAGCTCCCGCAATGCCATAATACCGGGGTGATGGGCAAGCAGGAGAGACTTCTGCAGGACAGATCCACTCAGCCCTGGTCCGTTGTATATTCCCA
Proteins encoded:
- the LOC123376644 gene encoding carboxypeptidase A1-like yields the protein MLRHHFTPRSVETFNYASYHTLDEIYDFMDLLVAENPDLVSKIQIGNSYEGRPLYVLKFSTGGTKRPAIWIDTGIHSREWVTQASGVWFAKKIVDSYGKDPSLTSILDNLDIFLEIVTNPDGFAFTHTKNRMWRKTKSINSGSACIGVDPNRNWDAGFGGKGSSSNPCAETYRGPYANSEPEVKAIVDFVKSHGNIKAFISIHSYTQLLLYPYGYTTTKAADYQELDNIAKAAVAALSSLYGTQYRYGSIITTIYQANGGTIDWTYNQGIKYSFTFELRDTGRYGFLLPANQIIPTAEETWLALMTIMEYTRDHPY